In Shewanella sp. GD04112, the sequence ATAACCCTTTTGCATCACTAACATCACAGTATTGGCTGGATACTCAGCACTTGGCTGCATACCAATGGCTTGATGTTGGTCTGGGTTGAAGGCTTGACCCTGTGGATCGATAGGTTTTACCCCAAACTTAGCCACGGCGGTTAAGAAGCTCTTTTGCGTGAGCTCAACACCTTCGAACAATGCTTTGGTGGTTTCATCCTGTGGATTAGTACCTTGCAGTGCACGTTCCATATTGTCTAACACTGGCAGTAATTCGTTGGCGAATTTTTCCAATGCAAATTTGTTAGCCTTTTCCACATCCATCGCCGCACGACGACGAATATTGTCTACTTCGGCAGCAGCACGGATAACTGAATCTTTTTGCTCTTCAACTTTCGCCAAAGCGTCAGCGAGTAACTGTTCCAGCTCTTCAATACGGAAATTGGCTTGGGTAAGCTCGTCAATCAGACTCGCTTCTTCGGTAGAAACTTCAGACTCTACACCCTCTTGGATCAGATCCTGTTCTGCTTTAATCGACTCGTTGCTCATTTTCACTCCAGCTAAAAATGCTTTGTTTCTAAATACTCTGGGCATATTATGGGGATCAATTTTGACGTTTCAAGGCCTAAGGCCAGATCTAGCATAAATATGACCACAAAGTTCCACACCATTGGCCTGATTGGCAAGCCACACCACCCAGGGACAAATCAAACCCTCAAACGTCTGCACCACTGGCTGACGGTGCAAGGGTATGAAGTTCTTGTGGAAGAGCGCGTTGCCAGCGAGTTAGGGACAAATATCGTCGCGGTCGATTTGTTAGAGATTGGCGCACGCTGCGATTTAGCCATAGTCGTGGGTGGTGATGGCAATATGCTCGGTGCCGCCAGAGTACTGGCGCGCTTCGATGTCGGTGTGATTGGAGTAAACCGTGGTAATCTCGGCTTTTTAACGGATTTACCGCCCGATGCCTTTGAAGAAGCCCTCGCCAAAGTGCTCGATGGGGAATTTGATACCGAGCACCGCTTTTTACTCGAGGCCGAGGTCTATCGCCATGGCATGTTAAAAGCAAGCAATACTGCCGTTAATGAAGCGGTACTCCATCCGGGTAAAATTGCCCATATGATTGAATTTGA encodes:
- the grpE gene encoding nucleotide exchange factor GrpE, giving the protein MSNESIKAEQDLIQEGVESEVSTEEASLIDELTQANFRIEELEQLLADALAKVEEQKDSVIRAAAEVDNIRRRAAMDVEKANKFALEKFANELLPVLDNMERALQGTNPQDETTKALFEGVELTQKSFLTAVAKFGVKPIDPQGQAFNPDQHQAIGMQPSAEYPANTVMLVMQKGYELNSRLLRPAMVMVSQGGPSQEINIEA
- the nadK gene encoding NAD(+) kinase, whose product is MTTKFHTIGLIGKPHHPGTNQTLKRLHHWLTVQGYEVLVEERVASELGTNIVAVDLLEIGARCDLAIVVGGDGNMLGAARVLARFDVGVIGVNRGNLGFLTDLPPDAFEEALAKVLDGEFDTEHRFLLEAEVYRHGMLKASNTAVNEAVLHPGKIAHMIEFEVYIDNQFMYSQRADGMIVSTPTGSTAYALSAGGAILTPNLQALILVPMFPHTLSCRPIVVDACSTIKMVVSPENGENLEVSCDGHVHLAVLPGDEIIVRRSSEQLRLIHPKGHNYFHVLRSKLGWGSKLF